Proteins encoded in a region of the Myxococcales bacterium genome:
- a CDS encoding CxxxxCH/CxxCH domain-containing protein, translating to MRRVLPLAICVLAACGGSSSTPVDGALPDAPELDGAVDAAVDAPIDAEIDAAPEPACWTCHGDVASPAPPLDTTGNSSPLARGVGAHRAHLTTDSIWHRDVTCEDCHVVPPTRDSLGHIDTALPAELVWSPLASADGVAPSFDGAACTSYCHGASLTGGTHSTPRWASGEAGQAACGTCHGLPPGPPHPAATWCSPCHPSVDIRTPFLAPANHIDGIVELNPLACDSCHGSAGDPSPPNGVTGATSTTARGVGAHRSHLRAATWHAPVACSECHTVPTTIGAAGHADTPLPAELTFGALATAAGATPSFDGVTCTNAYCHGATLAPGGSDTTPTWTTVDGTQAACGTCHGLPPGGVHPSVSGPVPAACAACHSAVIAADGSFANPALHIDGIVEVVATSCDACHGSAANPAPPRGLGGETATTARAVGAHQAHLGAATWHGPIACEECHRVPATPLAIGHLDTPLPAELTFGPLATADGAAPAFDGVTCTSAYCHGATLAPGGSDTTPTWTIVDGSQDACGTCHGLPPGGPHPTVTGTPPASCAPCHGAVIAAGGGFANPALHIDGVVEVSATACDSCHGSGGDPSPPRDVSGNLATTARGVGAHRSHLGASTWRAPIACTECHAVPTSIDSVGHRDTPLPAELTFGPRARADGAAPTFDGVTCADAYCHGATLRPGGTDTTPTWTVVDGSQAACGTCHGLPPGGGHPPVIGAAPAACAACHDAVIAPDGSFANPALHVDGVVEVRSLTCDACHGGAGDPSPPRDVSGNLATTARGVGAHRSHLRSSTWRAPIACTECHRVPATILAAGHFDTPLPAELRFGATARADGASPSFDGARCADAYCHGATLLPGGSNHTPTWTTVDGSQAACGTCHGLPPGGAHPAVGAPVPQACGMCHAAVVSLAGGFVAPALHLDGVVETASPHPGGWAAPSAHGAAANDGGLAACQACHGADLRGGMSAVSCTSCHADWETRCTFCHGGTDNLTGAPPAGVGGELLRSTVAVGAHTLHVGATTIHAAWDCTRCHVKPTSVFSPGHIDGDGRAEVRFDGLNPIATYTLATATCGATHCHGNGRTDNGGAAWTTDPVITCASCHNDATTPSTSFTMSGEHRRHVKSQNIACQECHATVVGAGNVIVGLSLHVDGINQVALRQPGTWTAATRRCDPACHGAETW from the coding sequence ATGAGGCGCGTGCTCCCGCTCGCGATCTGTGTCCTCGCCGCCTGCGGCGGCAGCTCCAGCACCCCCGTCGACGGCGCCCTGCCCGACGCGCCCGAGCTCGACGGCGCGGTCGACGCCGCGGTCGACGCGCCGATCGACGCCGAGATCGACGCCGCGCCCGAGCCCGCGTGCTGGACCTGCCACGGCGACGTCGCCTCCCCGGCCCCGCCGCTCGACACCACCGGCAACTCGAGCCCCCTGGCCCGCGGCGTCGGCGCCCACCGGGCCCACCTGACCACCGACAGCATCTGGCACCGCGACGTCACGTGCGAGGACTGCCATGTCGTCCCGCCGACCCGCGACTCGCTGGGGCACATCGACACCGCCCTGCCGGCGGAGCTGGTGTGGAGCCCGCTGGCGTCGGCCGACGGCGTCGCGCCGAGCTTCGACGGCGCCGCATGCACCAGCTACTGCCACGGCGCCAGCCTCACCGGCGGCACCCACTCGACGCCGCGCTGGGCCTCGGGCGAGGCCGGCCAGGCCGCGTGCGGCACCTGCCACGGCCTGCCGCCGGGCCCGCCGCACCCGGCCGCGACCTGGTGCAGCCCGTGCCACCCGTCGGTCGACATCCGCACGCCCTTCCTGGCGCCGGCCAACCACATCGACGGCATCGTCGAGCTCAACCCGCTGGCGTGCGACTCGTGCCACGGCTCGGCCGGCGACCCGTCGCCGCCCAACGGCGTCACCGGCGCCACCTCGACCACCGCCCGCGGCGTCGGCGCCCACCGCAGCCACCTGCGCGCGGCGACCTGGCACGCGCCGGTCGCGTGCAGCGAGTGCCACACCGTGCCCACGACGATCGGCGCCGCCGGCCACGCCGACACGCCGCTGCCCGCAGAGCTGACGTTCGGCGCGCTCGCCACCGCCGCCGGCGCCACGCCCAGCTTCGACGGCGTCACGTGCACCAACGCCTACTGCCACGGCGCGACGCTCGCGCCCGGCGGCAGCGACACCACCCCGACGTGGACCACCGTCGACGGCACCCAGGCCGCGTGCGGCACCTGCCACGGCCTGCCGCCCGGCGGCGTCCACCCGTCGGTCAGCGGCCCCGTCCCGGCCGCCTGCGCCGCGTGCCACAGCGCGGTGATCGCCGCCGACGGCTCGTTCGCCAACCCCGCGCTGCACATCGACGGGATCGTCGAGGTGGTCGCGACCAGCTGCGACGCGTGCCACGGCTCGGCCGCGAACCCGGCGCCGCCGCGCGGCCTCGGCGGCGAGACCGCCACGACCGCGCGCGCGGTCGGCGCGCACCAGGCCCACCTCGGCGCCGCCACGTGGCACGGGCCGATCGCGTGCGAGGAGTGCCACCGGGTCCCCGCGACCCCGCTCGCGATCGGCCACCTCGACACGCCGCTGCCGGCCGAGCTGACGTTCGGGCCGCTGGCGACCGCCGATGGCGCCGCGCCCGCCTTCGACGGCGTCACCTGCACCAGCGCCTACTGCCACGGCGCCACGCTCGCGCCCGGCGGCAGCGACACCACGCCGACCTGGACGATCGTCGACGGCAGCCAGGACGCGTGCGGCACCTGCCACGGCCTGCCGCCGGGCGGCCCGCACCCGACCGTGACCGGCACGCCGCCGGCGTCGTGCGCGCCGTGCCACGGCGCGGTGATCGCCGCGGGCGGCGGGTTCGCGAACCCGGCCCTGCACATCGACGGCGTGGTCGAGGTGTCGGCGACCGCGTGCGACAGCTGCCACGGCAGCGGTGGCGACCCGTCGCCACCGCGCGACGTCAGCGGCAACCTCGCGACCACGGCCCGCGGCGTCGGCGCCCACCGCAGCCACCTGGGGGCGTCGACCTGGCGCGCGCCGATCGCGTGCACCGAGTGCCACGCGGTGCCGACCTCGATCGACAGCGTCGGCCACCGCGACACGCCGCTGCCGGCCGAGCTGACCTTTGGGCCCCGGGCCCGCGCCGACGGCGCCGCGCCGACCTTCGACGGCGTCACCTGCGCTGACGCCTACTGCCACGGCGCGACCTTGCGCCCGGGCGGCACCGACACGACGCCGACCTGGACCGTCGTCGACGGCAGCCAGGCCGCGTGCGGCACCTGCCACGGCCTGCCCCCGGGCGGCGGCCACCCGCCGGTCATCGGCGCGGCCCCGGCCGCGTGCGCGGCCTGCCACGACGCGGTGATCGCGCCCGACGGCAGCTTCGCCAACCCGGCGCTGCACGTCGACGGCGTGGTCGAGGTGCGGAGCCTCACCTGCGACGCGTGCCACGGCGGCGCCGGCGATCCGTCGCCGCCGCGCGACGTCAGCGGCAACCTCGCGACCACGGCCCGCGGGGTCGGCGCCCACCGCAGCCACCTCCGGTCGTCGACCTGGCGCGCGCCGATCGCCTGCACCGAGTGCCACCGCGTGCCGGCGACGATCCTGGCGGCGGGTCACTTCGACACGCCGCTGCCGGCCGAGCTGCGGTTCGGCGCCACCGCGCGCGCCGACGGCGCCAGCCCGAGCTTCGACGGCGCCCGCTGCGCTGACGCCTACTGCCACGGCGCCACGCTCCTGCCCGGCGGCAGCAACCACACGCCGACGTGGACGACCGTCGACGGCAGCCAGGCCGCGTGCGGCACCTGCCACGGCCTGCCGCCCGGCGGCGCGCACCCGGCGGTCGGCGCGCCGGTCCCGCAGGCGTGCGGCATGTGCCACGCCGCGGTCGTGTCGCTGGCCGGCGGCTTCGTCGCGCCGGCGCTGCACCTCGACGGCGTGGTCGAGACCGCGTCGCCGCACCCGGGCGGCTGGGCCGCGCCGAGCGCGCACGGCGCCGCGGCCAACGACGGCGGCCTCGCGGCCTGCCAGGCCTGCCACGGCGCCGACCTCCGCGGCGGCATGAGCGCGGTGTCGTGCACCTCGTGCCACGCCGACTGGGAGACCCGGTGCACGTTCTGTCACGGCGGCACCGACAACCTGACCGGCGCGCCGCCGGCCGGCGTCGGCGGCGAGCTCCTGCGCAGCACCGTCGCGGTCGGCGCGCACACGCTCCACGTCGGCGCGACCACGATCCACGCCGCCTGGGACTGCACCCGCTGCCACGTCAAGCCGACGTCGGTGTTCTCGCCCGGCCACATCGACGGCGACGGCCGGGCCGAGGTCCGGTTCGACGGCCTCAACCCGATCGCGACCTACACGCTCGCCACCGCCACCTGCGGCGCCACCCACTGCCACGGCAACGGCCGCACCGACAACGGCGGCGCGGCCTGGACCACGGACCCGGTCATCACCTGCGCGTCCTGCCACAACGACGCCACCACGCCGTCGACCAGCTTCACGATGTCGGGCGAGCACCGGCGCCACGTCAAGTCACAGAACATCGCGTGCCAGGAGTGCCACGCGACCGTCGTCGGCGCCGGCAACGTCATCGTCGGGCTGAGCCTGCACGTCGACGGGATCAACCAGGTGGCCCTGCGCCAGCCCGGCACCTGGACGGCGGCGACCAGGCGCTGCGATCCGGCGTGCCACGGCGCCGAGACCTGGTGA
- a CDS encoding AarF/ABC1/UbiB kinase family protein yields MRALRFAGRGLWIALLLLFHGAVWLIGWLVMLLSFRGKAARQAWFGRRLAALLIGLGATFVKVGQIMSTRPDLFPPHIIGALTRLQDDVGAFAWRHVERAFREDFGRGPDELFARFDRAPVASASVAQVHKAELADGTAVAVKVRRPGLPDLVAFDLTVMRLFARVIALAPSARLLAPVESVDEFGRAIRAQIDLSVEAANNARFAKNFASDPDVAFPRLHPKLCSPRVLTMDFIVGAKVLDAPRAQGADATRLAKIGFRTLLQMVFADGFVHADLHPGNILVDRDAKVVLLDLGLTAELDERARRAFAASFASWATGDGKTMAKLMAEFSPSAKVRDYAAYEADVIAFVGRYLGKPLGEVQVSTVALDMMNILRTHRVRVNATYTMCNVAIAVTEGIGKQLDPDLDLMREALPFFATLKSAGRL; encoded by the coding sequence ATGCGCGCCCTTCGCTTCGCCGGTCGCGGGCTGTGGATCGCGCTCCTGTTGCTGTTCCACGGCGCGGTGTGGCTGATCGGCTGGCTGGTGATGTTGCTCAGCTTCCGCGGCAAGGCCGCGCGCCAGGCGTGGTTCGGGCGCCGCCTGGCGGCGCTGCTGATCGGCCTCGGCGCGACCTTCGTCAAGGTCGGGCAGATCATGTCGACCCGCCCCGACCTGTTCCCGCCGCACATCATCGGCGCGCTGACCCGGCTGCAGGACGACGTCGGCGCGTTCGCGTGGCGCCACGTCGAGCGCGCGTTCCGCGAGGACTTCGGCCGGGGGCCCGACGAGCTGTTCGCGCGCTTCGACCGCGCGCCGGTGGCGTCGGCGTCGGTGGCGCAGGTGCACAAGGCCGAGCTGGCCGACGGCACCGCGGTCGCGGTCAAGGTCCGGCGCCCGGGGCTGCCGGACCTGGTGGCGTTCGACCTGACGGTGATGCGGCTCTTCGCCCGGGTGATCGCGCTCGCGCCGTCGGCGCGGCTGCTGGCCCCGGTCGAGAGCGTCGACGAGTTCGGCCGCGCGATCCGCGCGCAGATCGATCTGTCGGTCGAGGCCGCCAACAACGCGCGGTTCGCCAAGAACTTCGCCAGCGATCCCGACGTCGCGTTCCCGCGGCTGCACCCGAAGCTGTGCTCGCCGCGGGTCCTGACGATGGACTTCATCGTCGGCGCCAAGGTGCTCGACGCGCCGCGCGCGCAGGGCGCCGACGCCACCCGCCTGGCCAAGATCGGCTTCCGGACGCTCCTGCAGATGGTCTTCGCCGACGGCTTCGTCCACGCCGACCTGCACCCCGGCAACATCCTGGTCGACCGCGACGCCAAGGTGGTGCTGCTCGATCTCGGCCTGACCGCCGAGCTCGACGAGCGCGCCCGGCGCGCGTTCGCGGCGTCGTTCGCCAGCTGGGCCACCGGCGACGGCAAGACCATGGCCAAGCTGATGGCCGAGTTCTCGCCGTCGGCCAAGGTCCGCGACTACGCCGCCTACGAGGCCGACGTGATCGCCTTCGTCGGGCGCTACCTGGGCAAGCCCCTGGGCGAGGTGCAGGTGTCGACGGTGGCGCTCGACATGATGAACATCCTGCGCACCCACCGCGTGCGCGTGAACGCGACCTACACCATGTGCAACGTCGCGATCGCGGTCACCGAGGGCATCGGCAAGCAGCTCGATCCCGACCTCGACCTGATGCGCGAGGCGCTGCCGTTCTTCGCCACGCTCAAGTCCGCCGGCCGGCTGTAG